The segment TTTCCGGTTAAAAAAACGGTTACAATCATAAATTTGACTTTGACGTCGGTCGAAGATCTTGTCGGGCGGCGCTGTATAGCGCCAGATGTGTGGTTCACTGGCAGCTCCTTCGAGCTGCAGTAAATAGTGCAGAGCAATCAAATTATATCGAAACGGTTGCAGAGCACGCCCGTGTATACTTTATGAGATTACTTTGGGTGCCTCAAATGCACCGAGACTGCCGTTGGCAGATATCGAAACTTTATTGGCTTCCGAGAACCGATTTGTTCCACTCCTTGGTAAGTGAATTATTCAATGTCTCAAGTCAAGAACCAATTTATATAACTTACCTATGGtttttaatatttgaaaatCATCCAGATCGTACTCCTTCGGTTGTTTGCCACGAATTCCGCCGATATTATTGTTCTTATCAGAAGTATCGTCAGCGTCATCGTCGCTAGTGTCACTGTTGCGAGTATCGTCATCAGTGGAAGCGTTTCGAGCATATCGGCCATTTCTGGTGCCAGTTTTGCACTGTTCCTTAGCagcgtcctcgtcgtcgtcgtcgttgctgTCGTCGTCGTTCTCCGAACCGTCCGAGTCTTCGTCGTCCTTGTCTGAGTCAGCGGATTTTAATTTTCGCTCCTCGGTATCCACTTCCTCGTcttcgtcctcgtcgtcgtcgtcgtcgttgtcttcCGGCTGGATCACtctgaaagtaaaaaaaaaaacaaaatgatagaTGATTCGCAAACAAATCAATCTAAGAAGAGACTATATTGTGTCTCCAGTACAAAATTGGACTGTCaaaagtagtgcgctgtatagcaaataagacgcgctatacagcgcactactttcgatactaggtttaatgtacgtACGGAAgcaaaatcgtttgccgtttt is part of the Sabethes cyaneus chromosome 2, idSabCyanKW18_F2, whole genome shotgun sequence genome and harbors:
- the LOC128735217 gene encoding transcription initiation factor TFIID subunit 11-like; its protein translation is MSSSPMLTSYTLRIRSDTTPVTASATITNSGTTNCNNSLKKLSLNDNSSANSTNSGESTDPLESDFSGEEEEEEEEDEKRRFRVIQPEDNDDDDDEDEDEEVDTEERKLKSADSDKDDEDSDGSENDDDSNDDDDEDAAKEQCKTGTRNGRYARNASTDDDTRNSDTSDDDADDTSDKNNNIGGIRGKQPKEYDLDDFQILKTIDYESTGM